A genomic region of Epinephelus moara isolate mb chromosome 23, YSFRI_EMoa_1.0, whole genome shotgun sequence contains the following coding sequences:
- the tnpo3 gene encoding transportin-3, with the protein MEGGKPNLALVYQAVQALYHDPDPSGKERASVWLGELQRSMYAWEISDQLLQLKQDVESCYFAAQTMKMKIQTSFYELPPETHNALRDSLLTHIQNLKDLSPIIVTQLALAIADLALQMASWKGCVHTLIEKYNNDISSMPFLIEILTVLPEEVHSRSLRIGANRRTEIIEDLAYYSSTVVTLLTSCVEKTGSDEKMLIKVFRCLGSWFNLGVLDSNFMASNQLLMVLFQVLQRDETSTNLHEAASDCVCSALYAIENVDTNMALALQLFQGVLTLETAYHMAVAREDLDKVLNYCRIFTELCETFLETTVRSPGQGMGDLRTLELLLICAGHPQYEVVEISFNFWYRLGEHLYKINDAALHSIFRPYIQRLLHCLARHCQLDPDHEGIPEDTDDFGEFRMRVSDLVKDVIFLVGSMECFSQLYSTLKEGSPSWEVTEAVLFIMAAIAKSVDPENNPTLSEVLQQVVLLPESVHMAVRYTSIELVGEMSEVVDRNPRFLDPVLNYLMKGLREKPLASAAAKAIHNICSVCRDHMAQHFQGLLDIARALDSFALSTEAAVGLLKGTALVLARLPLEKIAECLSDLCAVQVLALKKLLAEESTNGKSADPTVWLDRLAVIFRHTNPIVENGQTHPCQKVIQEIWPVLSETLNTHQADNRIVERCCRCLRFAVRCVGKGSASLLQPLVTQMVSVYQVYPHSCFLYLGSILVDEYGMEEGCRQGLLDMLQALCMPTFQLLEQPNGLRNHPDTVDDLFRLATRFVQRSPVTLLSSSIIVHIIQCAIAATSLDHRDANCSVMKFVRDLIHTGVANDHEEDFEVRKQLIGQAMEQHGQQLVTQLMHSCCFCLPPYTLPDVAEVLWEVMVFDRPTFCRWLENALKGLPKETSGGAVTVTHKQLTDFHKQVTSAEECKQVCWAIREFTRLFR; encoded by the exons ATGTATGCGTGGGAGATCTCAgaccagctgctgcagctcaaaCAGGATGTGGAGTCGTGTTACTTCGCTGCTCAGACGATGAAGATGAAGATCCAGACGTCGTTCTACGAGCTTCCCCCTGAGACCCACAATGCACTGCGAGACTCGCTCCTGACTCACATCCAGAACCTCAAAGACCTGTCGCCCATCATTGTCACACAG ctggCGTTAGCCATCGCAGATCTCGCTCTACAGATGGCCTCGTGGAAAGGATGCGTTCACACGCTCATAGAAAA GTACAACAATGACATCAGCTCGATGCCCTTCCTCATAGAGATTCTCACTGTGCTGCCAGAGGAAGTTCACAGTCGATCTCTACGAATCGGAGCCAATCGTAGGACAGAAATCATCGAGGATCTGGCGTATTACTCCAGCACTGTTGTCACTCTGCTG acATCGTGTGTGGAGAAGACGGGCAGCGATGAGAAGATGCTCATTAAGGTGTTTCGCTGTTTGGGCAGCTGGTTCAACCTGGGAGTCCTCGACAGTAACTTCATGGCCAGTAACCAGCTGCTCATGGTCCTCTTCCAAGTCTTG CAGAGGGATGAAACCTCAACCAACCTACATGAGGCGGCGTCCGACTGCGTCTGCTCGGCTCTCTATGCCATAGAAAACGTAGACACCAACATGGCGTTAGCGCTGCAGCTCTTCCAGGGCGTCCTGACGCTGGAGACGGCGTATCACATGGCTGTGGCCCGAGAAGACCTTGATAA AGTGCTGAACTACTGCAGGATCTTCACCGAACTCTGCGAGACATTTTTAGAGACCACGGTCAGGAGTCCTGGTCAGGGTATGGGAGACTTGAGgacactggagctgctgctgatctGTGCAGGACATCCTCAGTATGAG GTCGTGGAGATCTCCTTTAACTTCTGGTACCGTCTTGGAGAACATCTGTATAAAATCAATGATGCAGCTCTTCACTCCATCTTCAGACCGTACATCCAGAGACTTCTGCACTGTTTGGCTCGACACTGTCAACTGGACCCAGACCAT GAGGGGATCCCTGAGGACACTGATGACTTTGGGGAGTTCAGGATGAGAGTATCTGACCTGGTTAAAGATGTCATTTTTCTTGTTGGATCCATGGAGTGTTTCTCTCAG TTATATTCTACGTTAAAAGAAGGGAGCCCTTCCTGGGAGGTGACAGAGGCTGTTCTTTTCATCATGGCTGCGATCGCTAAAAGTGTTGATCC AGAGAACAACCCAACGCTGTCGGAGGTTCTGCAGCAGGTGGTTCTACTTCCAGAGAGCGTCCATATGGCAGTTCGTTATACGAGCATCGAGCTGGTCGGAGAGATGAGCGAGGTCGTCGACAGAAACCCAAGATTCCTAG ACCCAGTATTGAACTACCTGATGAAAGGCCTGAGGGAAAAACCTCTGGCGTCAGCAGCAGCCAAGGCGATCCACAACATCTGTTCGGTGTGCAGAGATCATATGGCTCAACACTTCCAGGGTCTGCTGGACATCGCTCGCGCCCTCGACTCCTTCGCCCTGTCCACCGAGGCCGCTGTAGGACTGCTGAAAG GTACAGCTCTAGTCCTGGCTCGTCTTCCTCTGGAGAAGATTGCAGAATGTCTCAGTGATCTCTGTGCTGTTCAGGTCCTGGCTCTAAAAAAG CTTTTGGCTGAAGAATCGACAAATGGTAAATCAGCTGATCCCACCGTCTGGCTCGACAGACTGGCTGTTATCTTCAG acACACAAACCCCATTGTAGAGAACGGGCAGACTCACCCCTGTCAGAAAGTCATTCAGGAG ATCTGGCCTGTACTGTCAGAGACTCTGAACACTCATCAGGCTGATAACAGGATCGTGGAGCGATGTTGTCGTTGTCTCAGGTTCGCTGTACGATGTGTCGGGAAAGGCTCCGCCTCCCTGCTGCAGCCACTCGTCACTCAG ATGGTCAGCGTGTACCAGGTGTATCCACACTCCTGCTTCCTGTACCTGGGCAGCATTCTGGTAGACGAGTACGGCATGGAGGAGGGCTGCAGGCAGGGCCTGCTTGACATGTTACAG gcttTGTGTATGCCAACCTtccagttgttggagcagccgAATGGTCTGAGGAATCATCCTGACACTGTGGACGACCTGTTCAGACTGGCCACCAG GTTTGTCCAGAGGAGTCCCGTCACTTtactcagcagcagcatcattGTTCACATCATCCAATGTGCCATTGCTGCAACCTCATTGGACCACCGGGACGCCAACTGCAGCGTCATGAAGTTTGTCCGAGACCTGATCCACACCGGAGTCGCCAATGAC CACGAGGAGGACTTTGAGGTGAGGAAGCAGCTGATTGGTCAGGCCATGGAGCAGCACGGTCAGCAGCTCGTCACTCAGCTGATGCACTCGTGTTGTTTCTGTCTGCCACCATACACGCTGCCCGACGTCGCGGAGGTGCTGTGGGAGGTCATGGTGTTCGACAGACCT ACGTTCTGCCGCTGGTTAGAAAACGCTCTGAAGGGTTTACCGAAGGAGACGTCCGGAGGAGCCGTGACCGTCACCCACAAACAGCTGACGGATTTCCACAAACAGGTCACCAG TGCTGAGGAGTGTAAACAGGTGTGTTGGGCCATCAGAGAGTTCACCAGACTGTTCCGATAG